A single window of Pirellulales bacterium DNA harbors:
- a CDS encoding cation:proton antiporter, translating into MRKATNQVEVMITLAMVAGGYALAGALGVSGPIAMVVAGLFIGNRGRALAMSELTRHRLDVFWELIDEILNAVLFVLVGLELVTLRFTGTPILAGLAMVPVVLLARLVSIGLPLGLLSYWQRISRATIYVLTWSGLRGGISLALALSLHGHFRAASLPDVVLPLTYIVVVFSVVVQGLTVGRVISRAMAVEGTAPLAEESVDAASG; encoded by the coding sequence GTGCGCAAAGCCACGAACCAGGTGGAGGTCATGATTACGTTGGCCATGGTGGCGGGGGGCTATGCCTTGGCGGGCGCCCTGGGCGTTTCGGGACCAATCGCAATGGTTGTCGCGGGGCTGTTCATTGGCAACCGCGGCCGCGCCCTGGCCATGTCGGAGTTGACGCGCCATCGGCTCGACGTCTTTTGGGAGCTGATCGATGAGATTCTGAACGCCGTCTTGTTCGTGCTGGTCGGCCTGGAGCTGGTCACCCTGAGATTTACCGGCACGCCGATCTTGGCCGGGCTGGCGATGGTGCCGGTGGTGCTTCTCGCCCGGCTGGTGTCGATCGGCCTGCCGCTGGGGCTGCTGAGCTATTGGCAGCGCATCAGTCGGGCGACGATCTACGTGCTCACCTGGAGTGGCCTGCGCGGTGGCATCTCGCTGGCGCTGGCACTGTCGCTGCATGGGCATTTCCGGGCGGCTTCCCTGCCCGACGTGGTGCTGCCCTTGACGTATATCGTGGTGGTTTTCTCGGTCGTGGTTCAGGGGCTGACGGTGGGCCGCGTCATCTCGCGGGCGAT